The Nicotiana sylvestris chromosome 6, ASM39365v2, whole genome shotgun sequence genomic sequence tctcaacaatggaaaggatcaacttggaaatttgatgccaagagtgatgaaggaacCTTTTTGGGGTAGTCTTCTCAAAGCAAAGTTTACAAGATATACAACAAGCGGACTTAgtgtgttgaggaaagtgttcacGTAATCTTTGACGAGTCCTATCCCTCCTGTGAGAAAATCAACAAGGGTGATCAAGATGGGGAGCCCTTGCTGGTTCTAggtgaagtcattgacatgacaaaCAGAAAGGTAGACATGATGAGTCAAGTGAAGGAGCCAAGTGGAGACAATGTAGCTTCTTCCTCAAGGGAACCAGGTAACACAAGTAcgaccactgaagctgaagaaagagtgatTGATGCAGTGCAAAGTACTCTACAGGTAGCTGAGAGAAGAATACAAGGGAGCCAGAGATCTACCCAGCTCCTTTACAAATGAGGCACAAGTACCCAACTAGAAACATAAAAGCTCTCATCCTCTTGAAAACATAATTACCTTTCTAGATTCATGAGtgcaaaccagatcaaaagccaGAAACTCACTTGTCTTCTCAGCCTTTCTTTTCCGAATAGAACCCAAAAACATCAAGGAATCCTTAAAAGATACAGACTGGATaacagccatgcaagatgagttgCATTAATTCAAAAGGAACAATGtatggcacctggtacctagaccctcagatCGAACTATCATAGGAACCAAGTGGGTATTCAGGaataagcttgatgaacatggaaacaCTACAAGGAACAAGGCTAGGCTAGTGGTTCAAGGTTACAATCAGGAGGAGGGAATTGATTATGATGAGACGTTTGCTCCGGttgctcgcatggaagctatcaGAATCCTAATTGCCTTTGCATCACATATGGAATTCACTCTGTTTCAAATGGATGTCAGAAGTGCATTTCTAAATGGatttcttaaggaagaagtctatgtaaagcaacctctggggtttgaatgtcatgaacacaCTGAATATGTGTTTAAGTTGGACAAGGCATTGTATGGGTtaaagcaggctcctcgagcttggtatgaaagactGTCAAAGTTTCTCTTATAAAATGGTTTTACAAGAAGAAAAATTGACAACACCTTGTTCCTGAAGAAATGGTGGAGGAACCTACTCATTATTCAGGTATATGTTGATATCATTTTTAGGGCAACAGCTGATTCactatgtgaagaatttgcaaaactcatgagaagtgagtttgaaatgagtatgatgggtgagttGAATTTCTGcttgggtcttcaagtgaagTGCTTCACAAAGCATACATTCATCTGCCAGTAGAAATACATCAAGGAGCTCCTAAAgaggtttgatatggaagcatcaaaagtgataGACACTCCTATTTCCACTgctactcgactggacatggatgagtCTAGATCTCCTGTAAATCAAACTATGTAcagaggcattattgggtcttTTCTCTACCTCACTACCAGCAGACATGATATTGTCTTAAGTGTGGGGCAATGCGCAAGGTTTcagtcaaatcccaaggaatctcatctgaaggctacaaaaagaattttaacatATCTTAAGGGAACACATGACATGGTCCTGTACTACCCCTCAGGTGATAATTTTAATCTTATTGGGTATGTTGATGCTGACTATGTTGGTTATCTTATGGATAGGAAAAGTACTTCCGGAATGGCTGACTTTCTAGGATCATGTCTCATCTCATAGGGCAgaaggaagcaaaactcagtggttatttcaacagctgaagcagaatatatagtTGCAGCTTCTTGCTGTGCTCAGCTCTTATGGATCAAACAGCAATTGGAATATTTTGGTGTGTACACTGATTGTGTGCCTCTTCTATATGATAACACTAGtacactcaacatggccaagaatccaattcaacacaaaagaaccaagcacattgatgtgagacatcATTTTCTGAGAGATAATGTGGAGAAATGGCTTATCTGTATGAAGTTCTGCTGTACATAAGAccaaattgcagatatcttcaccaaagcattgAGCAAATAACATTTTGAAAGAATAGGATGGAGTTGGGGCTAATAAAGCCAAATTGAGAACCCGATTCCCATGAGTTGGCTATGAAAGTCACACTCAGGTAAtattagctaaagtgttttctggccaagtCCAACTCACTTCAAAACCGTTGCAGGTAGACACGTATGATGATCATAGAAGCTATAGATGCATTGCATGGATGGTAAAAGAGGATTAAAATTTTCAAAGACAGGTCAAGAACCCAGTTCTTGTACCACAGGTTAGTAGTTTTGTGCATATTCTTCATACATATCATAAAAAGGATGCAAAAAATCAAGTTCCACATCATCACCTTTTCAGACCCTGTTGTCacgtcttttcatttcaaatccCTTCATCTCCCTCTGAAACGTTGCAACTCCCCATACACTACCTCCATTTCAAAACCTATTTCTCTCTCTCCCTCATAATTATCTTCTCCTATTAAAATCCTCTCTTCTTCTTGAACGGTCATACTCCTCTCTTTAGTCTTTCTCCAAAATAATTTCAATGGTATCTTTGCAATGGCTGAAAATCACCTGATAATCCCTTCCTTAGTTGAGAACGCCCTAGAGAAAACCCTTGATTCTTCCATCCCTAATGAACCCTCTTTCACAATTCCAGTCTCAACTACTGAAAACACCTCCAAACTAGATTTCGATACACCCTTTAGTTCTCATGCGACTCTCTCAAACCTCTCTCTCACTCCAAATGATGAGAACtcaaaaaccccaaaatttgataATCCTTCATCTCTATCGACTGAGATTCTCACCGACCAAAGCAAGGGTAGAGAACAGGGTAAAGTTCCGCAAATTGTAGAGGTCTCAGAGGTTAGTGTTGATCAATCTTCAGTTGTTCTTGCTCCTTAGTTTATGGTAACCATGGAGTCTCTAGAGAAAGAGGCCGTCGCAAACATACTAGTCGTATCTATAGATGGAATAGTGCATGAGGAAATCTCTTGTGTGCCTGAGTCTCAGAGGAATGAGACACAGGGGTTAGTGGAAGAAGGAGTTATGGTGCTTTTTGAAAACTCTACACCAACAGAAACTACTGGGATTTCTCGTGAAGGACCTGACCCCTCTCCAGAGGAAACAGGTCAAGGATCCTCTTCCTAGATCAGTTTTGCCCCTGCTCCCTCTCCACACTTCGTTGTTGAGCCCTTGGAAATTCTAGTTCCCGAGATGAGGTCTAGTGATGAGGAAGATCAAGATAATGCTGCTCTAGATGTTTTTATTGTCAAGAGAAGGGGAGTAATCACTCTTAAGTCTTCTAGTAAGTGACCTACTACTAGGTTGCAAGCCAAAGAGGCTTATGAGTTTGCCCTACAAAAGAGCAAAAGGagtaataagaagaaaaagaagaggcTGGTGAAAAATGGAGAAGTGGTATGCGACAAGGACATTCCTGTGGTGGAAGTTGATGAGAAAGCAACAGAGGAACCTAGTTCTTTGGTTAAAGGGTCCCATAAGAAGAAGCAATCTACTTCGGAGGAAGGTGTTGCTATGCCAAGTTCAAGATCAGTgaaaagtgttggaaagttgaaagAAGTAGTGAGTGACCAGTCATTATCTGATGAGGATATGTTGGACAAGTCAAGTGGAAAAGGTAAATCGAGTGTGAAGTCTGGAAAGAGGAAGGTGGAAACTGTGAGGGAACCTGATTCTGCACACAGAGTGAAGTGTGAGAGTCTGCCCGCTAAAGAACGACTGAGGTACCAAAAAGTCTTGTGGGGTCACACTTTTGACCCAGCAATTTCTGAAATGGCCTGCATGAGAAAAGTAATTGAGATGGTCGGGTTTTAGAAGTGGGGAAATCTGTTCATAATGGATGCGCCCAAGGTCTATGAGGATGAGGTCCAAAGCTTTTATGCCGACCTCTTTCCTGTTGACACTGACCATATTTGTGCTTTAGTAAATGGGGTGGATATTGTGTTTGATGTTTCTCTACTTGGGGATATTCTTAAAGTCCCTACTAATGGTAAGTCTTCTATGAAAAAATTGTGTGGGTCAAACTTCAGAAATGCTATTGTGAATGAAGGTGCAAACTAGAAGGGGGAACAGGTTCACAAGAAAGCCTTGCTCCCCGTTTATCAGTTATTGTTCGAGCTGGTGAACAAGGTTCTTCTAACCCCGTGCTGAGAGGATGTCCATTACTTCCAAATTTGACTTGTATCTGATGGAGGCACTGGATGGATTTAAAGCTATAAACCTACCTGCCATCATGATTGAGCATATGCAGAAGGTGGCAACTTTCAAGGATGGAAACCATGGTCTTTCATATGGGTTTCTTCTTACACACATTTTTAAGTTCTTCAAAGTGCCATTGGGACAGTCCAAAGTAGGGACCAAGAAGCAGACCTTCTTTCAAATAACCTTGGAGGAATGTGAGTGTATCAAAAAGGGGTAGGCAGCACTTCGACAATCTCTCATCTCATCAATGCTCAAAATAGTTCAACCGAGGAGATTCGAAAGTTGAAGGCAAGGAACGCCATACTGTAAGGTCAGCAGGTCCAAGGGGGTCTAGGGTCAAATGAGGAAATAGCTTGTCTGACTAAAGAAAATGATGATCTCAGGGCACAAGTGGAGAACTTGAAGGAGAAACTGCTCACCGAGCAAATGTAGGCAAATGCCCAAATGGATCTTGTTCTCAACACCCTTTTTGCAGCCTCCAAGCCCTCTCCTCCTAGTGTCCCCTAGGCAACCCTTCAGTGACTAGTTTCTGGATT encodes the following:
- the LOC138870680 gene encoding uncharacterized protein produces the protein MRLQAKEAYEFALQKSKRSNKKKKKRLVKNGEVVCDKDIPVVEVDEKATEEPSSLVKGSHKKKQSTSEEGVAMPSSRSVKSVGKLKEVVSDQSLSDEDMLDKSSGKGKSSVKSGKRKVETVREPDSAHRVKCESLPAKERLRYQKVLWGHTFDPAISEMACMRKVIEMVGF